Proteins found in one Butyricicoccus intestinisimiae genomic segment:
- a CDS encoding TIGR03936 family radical SAM-associated protein, protein MFKARMRFSKTDEAAYISHLDLMHCMQRIITRAKLPVWYTEGFNQHIYISIALPLSTGYSGEWEFLDFNCTAEQLPEDAVQRMNAVCPSGISVQEMYSIENGAGRKVRDIAYSKFEITWEFDNGVPEDFCERVQALFAQEELLIMKKSKRGEKEVNIKDYIKALTLEPDTDCVRCYAILGAGNNNLSPEYLTKTIARDLPDLTPDGANYHHLMVYDAELNEFR, encoded by the coding sequence GTGTTTAAGGCAAGAATGCGATTTTCCAAGACCGATGAAGCGGCATATATTTCTCATCTGGATTTGATGCACTGTATGCAGCGCATCATCACCCGTGCAAAGCTGCCGGTGTGGTACACCGAGGGCTTCAACCAGCACATTTATATTTCCATCGCTCTGCCGCTGTCCACCGGATACTCCGGTGAGTGGGAATTTTTGGATTTCAATTGTACGGCGGAACAGCTGCCGGAGGACGCGGTACAGCGCATGAATGCGGTGTGCCCGTCCGGCATTTCCGTGCAGGAGATGTATTCCATTGAAAACGGCGCAGGCCGAAAAGTCCGCGATATTGCGTATTCCAAGTTTGAAATTACGTGGGAGTTTGACAACGGCGTGCCGGAAGATTTTTGTGAGCGCGTACAGGCGCTGTTTGCACAGGAAGAACTTCTCATCATGAAGAAATCCAAGCGCGGCGAAAAAGAAGTCAACATCAAGGACTATATAAAGGCGCTCACGCTGGAGCCGGATACCGACTGCGTGCGGTGCTATGCAATTCTCGGCGCGGGCAACAACAACCTGAGTCCGGAGTATCTCACCAAGACCATCGCACGCGATTTGCCGGATTTGACGCCGGACGGCGCAAACTATCATCATCTGATGGTATATGATGCAGAACTCAACGAATTTCGATAA